The proteins below come from a single Demetria terragena DSM 11295 genomic window:
- a CDS encoding LysR family transcriptional regulator yields the protein MRDHLRWLLVLAEEENVTAAAARLHLSQPTVSRALARLERELGSTLFDRHGRRIALNDAGRIYLEQVRRADLALATGAQRLRDSRDRVRLVRLGFLHSFGTWLVPEIIQTTRRKDPGLRCELIQDASDAISRRVAEGRLDLGIVSPRPAQSGLVWRRLLHQRVCAALPQDHPYATRSSIRIADLRDERMIAMAPGFGVRQVLDDVCAAAGFAPDIAYECQELSTVAGLVAAGAGAGLLPDEAEPRHPSGLTLVPLDDADAGRDIGLVWSRKHPLSHAATLVRDCTDEVSSLRR from the coding sequence ATGAGAGACCATCTGCGTTGGCTCCTCGTCCTGGCCGAGGAAGAGAACGTCACCGCAGCGGCGGCACGACTGCATCTGAGCCAGCCCACTGTCTCGCGCGCCCTCGCGCGCCTGGAACGCGAACTCGGGTCCACCCTGTTCGACCGGCATGGGCGACGCATCGCGCTCAACGACGCCGGGCGGATCTACCTCGAGCAGGTACGCCGGGCCGACCTCGCCCTCGCCACCGGTGCCCAACGACTACGGGACAGCCGCGACCGCGTTCGGTTGGTTCGCCTGGGATTCCTCCACTCCTTTGGGACTTGGCTCGTCCCTGAGATCATCCAGACCACCCGTCGCAAGGATCCGGGCCTGCGCTGCGAGCTCATCCAGGATGCCTCGGACGCCATCAGCCGACGTGTCGCCGAGGGTCGCCTTGATCTGGGAATCGTCTCGCCGCGCCCGGCGCAGTCAGGGCTGGTCTGGCGACGCCTCCTGCATCAGCGGGTATGCGCGGCGCTCCCCCAGGACCATCCCTACGCCACCCGTTCGAGCATCCGGATAGCCGACCTGCGTGACGAGCGCATGATCGCAATGGCACCGGGCTTTGGCGTCCGGCAGGTCCTCGACGACGTCTGTGCTGCAGCAGGATTCGCCCCCGACATCGCGTACGAATGCCAAGAACTCTCCACCGTCGCTGGGCTCGTGGCGGCCGGTGCCGGCGCTGGCCTCCTCCCCGACGAAGCCGAACCCCGTCACCCCTCCGGTTTGACTTTGGTACCGCTGGACGACGCGGACGCTGGTCGAGACATCGGTCTGGTGTGGTCCCGCAAACATCCACTGAGCCACGCCGCAACCCTGGTGCGAGATTGCACCGATGAGGTCAGTAGCCTGCGGCGGTGA
- the miaB gene encoding tRNA (N6-isopentenyl adenosine(37)-C2)-methylthiotransferase MiaB, with amino-acid sequence MKTYEVRTYGCQMNVHDSERISGLLESAGFRDVTALATPERPETADVIVFNTCAVRENADNKLYGNLGHLRPIKDANPGMQIAVGGCLAQKDRSTIVERAPWVDVVFGTHNVGALPVLLERARHNAEAQVEILESLDTFPSTLPTRRDSAYSGWVSISVGCNNTCTFCIVPSLRGKEKDRRPGEILAEIKALVDQGVVEVTLLGQNVNSYGVEFGDRLAFGKLLRACGDIEGLERVRFTSPHPAAFTDDVIDAMADTPNVMPSLHMPLQSGSDQVLKAMRRSYRSTKFLGILDRVRERMPEAAITTDIIVGFPGETEEDFQGTLDVVRQARFSSAFTFQYSIRPGTPAADLPDQLPKAVVQERFERLLKVQEEMSWLENRGVEGRTVEVLVAPSEGRKDAETKRLSGRAQDNRLVHFAIPEGADKPRPGDMVSVDVTYGAPHHLVADSALAGGTYAVRRTAGGDAWEALQQGAAPGASAKPKVSLGMPSIGKPEAPAVTTPACAG; translated from the coding sequence ATGAAGACCTATGAAGTGCGCACCTACGGGTGCCAGATGAATGTGCACGACTCCGAGCGGATCAGTGGCCTGCTGGAGTCGGCTGGATTCCGCGATGTCACGGCACTCGCGACGCCGGAGCGTCCCGAGACGGCCGATGTCATCGTCTTTAACACCTGTGCCGTGCGCGAGAACGCCGACAATAAGCTCTACGGCAACCTGGGGCACCTGCGACCGATCAAGGACGCCAACCCGGGCATGCAGATCGCGGTCGGCGGTTGTCTCGCGCAGAAGGATCGCTCGACCATCGTCGAGCGCGCGCCGTGGGTTGATGTGGTGTTTGGCACCCACAACGTCGGCGCCCTTCCCGTGCTGCTGGAGCGCGCCAGGCACAACGCTGAGGCTCAGGTCGAAATCCTGGAGTCGCTGGATACCTTTCCTTCCACTTTGCCGACCCGTCGCGACTCGGCCTACAGCGGCTGGGTGTCGATTTCGGTCGGCTGCAACAACACCTGCACCTTCTGCATCGTGCCCAGCCTGCGCGGGAAGGAAAAAGACCGCCGACCGGGCGAGATCCTCGCCGAGATCAAGGCATTGGTCGACCAGGGCGTCGTCGAGGTCACCTTGCTGGGACAGAACGTCAACTCCTACGGCGTCGAGTTCGGTGATCGGCTCGCCTTCGGCAAGTTGCTGCGCGCGTGTGGCGATATCGAGGGGCTGGAGCGGGTGCGCTTCACCAGTCCGCACCCTGCGGCGTTCACCGACGATGTCATCGACGCTATGGCTGACACCCCCAATGTGATGCCATCGCTGCACATGCCGCTGCAGTCCGGCTCGGACCAGGTGCTCAAGGCGATGCGGCGCTCATACCGCTCGACCAAGTTCCTCGGGATTCTGGATCGGGTACGCGAGCGGATGCCCGAGGCCGCGATCACCACCGACATCATCGTCGGCTTCCCGGGCGAAACCGAGGAAGATTTCCAGGGCACCCTCGATGTGGTGCGCCAGGCTCGTTTTTCCTCCGCCTTCACCTTCCAGTACTCCATCCGTCCTGGCACTCCCGCCGCGGACCTGCCCGACCAGCTGCCTAAGGCCGTGGTGCAGGAGCGCTTCGAGCGCTTGCTCAAGGTCCAGGAAGAGATGTCCTGGTTGGAGAATCGCGGGGTCGAGGGCCGAACCGTCGAGGTGCTCGTCGCGCCGAGCGAGGGACGCAAAGACGCTGAGACCAAACGGCTTTCAGGTCGAGCGCAAGACAACCGACTCGTACACTTCGCGATCCCGGAGGGTGCAGATAAGCCGCGGCCGGGCGACATGGTCAGTGTGGATGTGACCTACGGTGCCCCGCATCACCTGGTTGCTGACTCCGCGCTTGCGGGCGGGACGTACGCCGTGCGCCGGACCGCTGGCGGCGATGCCTGGGAGGCGCTCCAGCAAGGCGCGGCACCGGGGGCGAGCGCCAAACCCAAGGTGTCGCTCGGAATGCCCTCGATCGGCAAACCAGAGGCTCCCGCGGTGACGACACCAGCGTGTGCCGGCTGA
- a CDS encoding patatin-like phospholipase family protein translates to MTRFAPNLTDTALIFEGGAMRASHGSGALVALLEAGVFPNWVGGISAGASQSLNFLTRDRWRARAAFTVFAADPRFGGLRSFARGDGYFNAQFIYEEAGQEDNVLPFNWEAFRTNATKARIGALNAETGETIYWGRSTMSTPEDLFVRVRASSTLPVMMPPIRVDGELYVDGALGRSGGIALEAAQADGYRKFLVVLSQPRDFIKHPGRQERLAAKAFHQYPAVAEALVKRPERYNTVRQELFDLESQGDAYLFVPDEADLVSGTERKVTRLTASHEAGKAQAEAEMPQIKEFLGLS, encoded by the coding sequence GTGACACGCTTCGCCCCGAACCTCACCGACACCGCCCTGATCTTCGAGGGCGGAGCGATGCGCGCCAGCCACGGCTCCGGCGCGCTCGTCGCCCTGCTGGAGGCCGGGGTCTTTCCCAACTGGGTGGGTGGAATCTCCGCTGGAGCCAGTCAGTCGCTGAACTTTCTGACCCGCGACCGGTGGCGCGCACGAGCCGCATTCACTGTTTTTGCAGCCGACCCACGCTTCGGCGGACTGCGCAGCTTTGCGCGGGGTGATGGCTATTTCAACGCGCAGTTCATCTATGAGGAAGCCGGCCAAGAGGACAACGTCCTGCCGTTCAACTGGGAGGCTTTTCGCACCAACGCGACCAAAGCACGCATTGGCGCGCTCAACGCCGAAACAGGCGAGACGATCTACTGGGGGCGGTCCACGATGAGCACCCCCGAAGACTTGTTCGTGCGAGTACGCGCCTCCTCAACCCTGCCGGTGATGATGCCACCCATTCGGGTCGATGGTGAACTCTATGTCGACGGCGCGCTCGGGCGTTCGGGCGGCATCGCACTGGAAGCGGCTCAGGCCGATGGCTACCGAAAATTTCTGGTCGTGCTGAGCCAGCCGCGTGACTTCATTAAGCATCCGGGACGTCAGGAACGCTTGGCCGCCAAGGCCTTTCACCAATACCCCGCGGTCGCCGAGGCCTTAGTCAAGCGACCTGAGCGCTACAACACCGTCCGGCAAGAACTGTTCGACCTCGAAAGCCAAGGCGACGCCTATCTCTTCGTGCCTGACGAAGCCGACCTCGTGTCAGGAACCGAGCGCAAAGTCACCAGACTGACAGCGAGTCATGAAGCAGGCAAAGCCCAGGCCGAGGCTGAGATGCCCCAGATCAAGGAGTTTCTCGGGCTGAGCTGA
- a CDS encoding MFS transporter, producing the protein MLTGMTVTGYRVGERGFRRITLAVSAAGMTTFVAMYAAQAVLPQIATEFDSSPAATALTISATTGMLALMVVPISVLSERFGRLRIMSVSALLSVVIGLLQPWAPSLELLVAMRGLQGIALAGVPATAMAYLAEEVHPDDVGAAMGKYIAGTTLGGLAGRLIPSLTLEVGTWRWGMMAAAAASFCFATATAFLAPKSRHFVARPVGWRTTASHLKTHLKTPALVAMFGTGFLLMGGFVSVYNFLGFRLLAAPFDLPDVVVGLIFLMFLAGTVSASAAGRLADRLGPRRVLVTSEMVMLGGLLLTWPDHLVPVLIGAFLLTAGFFGAHAVASGWVGRLATEHRAEASSLYLLAYYAGSSVMGALAGLAFAAAAWTGVVLYVGGLVLAAAALVVASQRSRVARAADTVTPCDSVL; encoded by the coding sequence ATGCTGACCGGTATGACGGTGACGGGATATCGCGTGGGTGAACGCGGCTTTCGGCGGATCACCCTTGCGGTCTCCGCGGCCGGAATGACCACCTTTGTCGCCATGTATGCCGCGCAGGCCGTACTGCCGCAGATCGCTACCGAGTTCGACTCCTCGCCCGCCGCGACGGCACTGACGATCTCGGCGACGACCGGCATGCTGGCGCTGATGGTGGTGCCCATTAGCGTCCTCTCCGAACGTTTTGGCCGACTGCGAATCATGTCGGTATCGGCATTGCTGTCGGTGGTCATTGGTCTGCTGCAACCGTGGGCGCCGTCGCTAGAGTTGTTGGTGGCGATGCGCGGGCTTCAAGGGATTGCGCTGGCCGGAGTGCCAGCGACGGCGATGGCCTACCTCGCCGAGGAGGTGCATCCGGACGACGTCGGCGCGGCGATGGGCAAATACATCGCCGGAACCACCTTGGGTGGTCTCGCCGGACGGCTGATCCCGTCGCTCACGCTCGAAGTGGGCACCTGGCGGTGGGGGATGATGGCTGCTGCCGCGGCGTCCTTCTGCTTCGCGACCGCGACTGCCTTTTTGGCGCCGAAGTCACGCCACTTTGTGGCCCGACCCGTGGGGTGGCGTACGACCGCGTCGCACCTGAAGACGCACCTGAAGACGCCAGCGTTGGTGGCGATGTTTGGCACCGGATTCTTGCTCATGGGCGGATTCGTGTCGGTCTACAACTTCCTCGGATTCCGATTATTAGCAGCACCTTTCGATCTCCCGGATGTGGTCGTGGGGCTCATCTTCTTGATGTTCTTGGCTGGAACAGTGTCAGCATCGGCCGCGGGGCGTCTTGCCGATCGACTGGGTCCGCGGCGCGTTCTGGTGACCAGCGAAATGGTCATGCTTGGTGGCCTCCTGCTGACCTGGCCGGACCATCTGGTGCCTGTCCTGATCGGGGCGTTCCTGCTCACGGCCGGATTCTTCGGCGCCCATGCAGTGGCCAGCGGGTGGGTTGGCCGTCTCGCCACGGAACACCGGGCTGAGGCTAGTTCGCTCTACCTCCTGGCCTATTACGCCGGGAGTTCGGTCATGGGGGCCCTCGCGGGACTTGCGTTTGCCGCTGCGGCCTGGACCGGCGTGGTCCTCTATGTCGGGGGGCTTGTTCTCGCGGCGGCCGCACTCGTGGTGGCATCGCAAAGATCGAGGGTGGCGCGGGCTGCTGATACGGTCACGCCATGCGACTCGGTCCTCTGA
- a CDS encoding RtcB family protein, translating to MEKINDKLVNWASLLEPATLEQAERTATMPFIHPHVALMPDAHLGLGATVGSVIPTLGAVMPAAVGVDIGCGMIAVRTELTAADLPEDRSSLRENIERSVPVSAGGYNRRITREHTHARIAELTNMAEQSGFDPASFAGKWALQLGTLGSGNHFIEVSLDEHDRVWLFLHSGSRGVGNKIAQHHIKVAQKLCDQWWISLPDKDLAYLVEGTEEFSTYIRQLRWAQHFALLNREEMMDRVADQVRRWVGLDVLVEAERINCHHNYTERERHFGKHVWVSRKGAINAEAGRPGLIPGSMGTASYVVTGLGNPVSLNSSPHGAGRRFSRSKARKTFTHEQLREAMAGIEYRDTDAFLDEIPQAYKDIDVVMTDAAALVEVRHTLRQIVNVKGD from the coding sequence ATGGAGAAGATCAACGACAAGCTCGTCAACTGGGCGAGTCTGCTGGAGCCTGCGACCTTGGAGCAGGCCGAGCGCACTGCGACCATGCCATTCATTCATCCGCACGTTGCCCTCATGCCCGACGCGCACCTCGGTCTGGGGGCAACGGTCGGGTCGGTCATCCCGACTCTCGGAGCCGTCATGCCCGCCGCCGTCGGTGTCGACATCGGCTGCGGCATGATCGCCGTGCGGACCGAGCTCACTGCGGCGGACCTGCCCGAAGACCGTTCCTCGCTCCGGGAGAACATCGAGCGGTCGGTTCCGGTGTCTGCCGGTGGATACAACCGGCGGATCACGCGCGAGCACACGCACGCCCGGATTGCGGAACTCACCAACATGGCGGAGCAGTCCGGCTTCGATCCTGCGTCGTTCGCCGGAAAGTGGGCGCTGCAGCTGGGCACGCTCGGCTCGGGCAACCACTTCATCGAGGTCAGCCTGGACGAACACGACCGTGTGTGGTTGTTCCTGCACTCTGGCTCACGGGGCGTCGGCAACAAGATCGCGCAACACCACATCAAGGTCGCGCAGAAGTTGTGCGATCAGTGGTGGATCTCGTTGCCCGACAAGGATCTTGCCTACCTTGTGGAGGGCACGGAGGAGTTCTCGACTTACATTCGGCAGTTGCGCTGGGCCCAACACTTCGCGCTGCTGAACCGTGAGGAGATGATGGACCGGGTAGCTGATCAAGTACGTCGGTGGGTCGGTCTCGACGTACTCGTCGAAGCCGAACGGATCAACTGTCACCACAACTACACCGAGCGAGAGCGCCACTTCGGCAAGCACGTGTGGGTGTCCCGCAAGGGAGCGATCAACGCCGAGGCCGGTCGCCCCGGGCTCATTCCGGGGTCGATGGGGACGGCGTCGTACGTCGTCACCGGACTGGGAAACCCGGTGTCGCTCAACTCTTCTCCGCACGGCGCAGGCCGGAGATTCTCCCGAAGCAAGGCGCGGAAGACGTTCACTCATGAGCAGTTGCGGGAGGCGATGGCGGGCATCGAATACCGCGACACGGATGCGTTTCTCGATGAGATTCCGCAGGCATACAAGGACATCGACGTGGTGATGACGGATGCGGCCGCTCTGGTTGAGGTGCGTCACACGCTGCGTCAGATCGTCAACGTCAAGGGCGACTGA
- the trpS gene encoding tryptophan--tRNA ligase: MKALPGTQQIAAERSAIIGEVIDGPPSPARDRLRVLTGDRPTGDLHIGHYLSSLKNRVTLQDKGIESFVLVADYQVITDRDGVGAIQDNVRSVVTDYLAAGMDPTRSTIFTHSAISELNQLMLPFLSLVTDAELRRNPTVKDELAATDGRPLSGLLLTYPVHQAADILFCHANVVPVGLDQLPHLEQTRVIARRFNRRYADGHQVFPEPDALITSLPTVLGLDGAKMSKSRGNTIPLRASADETVALVRKARTDTDRRITFDRERRPEVANLLTVGAAFLGTSPESLASEIGDAGGAELKRRVASAVNDALAEHRRRRLELEADPAYVDQVLRAGNERARVVAVRTLETVRSVMGMTY; the protein is encoded by the coding sequence GTGAAAGCACTTCCAGGCACCCAACAGATCGCCGCCGAACGTAGCGCCATCATCGGGGAAGTCATCGACGGCCCACCGTCGCCAGCACGCGACAGGCTGCGGGTCTTGACCGGAGACCGACCAACCGGCGACCTGCACATCGGTCACTACCTTTCCAGTTTGAAAAATCGAGTCACGTTACAGGACAAGGGCATTGAGTCCTTTGTGCTCGTAGCTGACTATCAGGTCATCACGGATCGTGACGGCGTCGGCGCGATCCAGGACAACGTACGCAGCGTGGTCACCGACTACCTGGCCGCAGGAATGGACCCGACGCGCAGCACCATCTTTACGCATTCGGCGATCTCAGAACTGAACCAACTGATGCTGCCGTTCCTCTCGTTGGTCACTGACGCCGAGCTGAGACGTAACCCCACCGTCAAGGACGAACTGGCCGCGACTGATGGGAGGCCCTTGTCCGGACTGCTCCTGACCTACCCAGTTCATCAGGCCGCCGACATCCTGTTCTGCCACGCGAACGTCGTGCCGGTTGGGCTAGACCAACTCCCGCACCTGGAGCAGACACGGGTCATCGCCCGCCGCTTCAACCGCCGCTATGCCGACGGCCACCAGGTCTTTCCCGAGCCCGACGCACTGATCACCTCACTCCCGACCGTCCTTGGTCTGGATGGCGCCAAGATGAGCAAGAGCCGTGGAAACACCATCCCGTTGCGCGCGAGCGCCGACGAGACGGTGGCACTCGTCCGCAAGGCGCGTACAGACACCGACCGGCGAATCACCTTTGACAGAGAGCGCCGCCCAGAGGTTGCGAACCTGTTGACTGTCGGTGCTGCGTTCTTGGGTACGTCGCCGGAGAGCCTCGCTTCGGAGATTGGAGATGCGGGCGGCGCCGAACTCAAACGCCGAGTCGCTAGTGCAGTGAACGATGCTTTGGCTGAGCACCGCCGCCGTCGACTCGAGTTGGAGGCAGACCCCGCCTACGTCGACCAGGTGCTCCGGGCCGGCAACGAGCGAGCCCGAGTGGTCGCGGTGCGCACCTTGGAGACGGTGCGTTCGGTGATGGGCATGACCTACTGA